A genomic stretch from Candidatus Omnitrophota bacterium includes:
- the prfA gene encoding peptide chain release factor 1, with amino-acid sequence MKPQTIKKLEQLEARYSELEGQLARPEVLADRDTYNGYAKELSDISLAVSSWKNYKKIQEEIEGLSHVLYEKHDGEFVEMVRQERSALEQKQKEIEGRIEELLTIKESGCERDIIVEVRAGTGGQEASLFAADLYRMYTKFAAKCGLAVESMSSSPTELGGFKEVVFAVKGREAFSKFKFESGVHRVQRVPTTEASGRIHTSAATVAVIVEPEEREFKIDQKDLKIDVFRASGHGGQSVNTADSAVRITHLPSGLVVTCQDERSQLKNKNKAMRVLRARLLDKAQQEQQSRLSRERKMQVGTGDRSEKIRTYNFPDRRVTDHRINFTTHQFEGVMDGNLDEMIEALYKAEKELKEKQ; translated from the coding sequence ATGAAGCCGCAGACCATCAAGAAGTTAGAGCAGTTGGAGGCCAGATACAGCGAACTTGAAGGACAGCTCGCGCGGCCCGAGGTGTTAGCCGATAGAGATACATACAACGGCTACGCCAAGGAACTCTCGGATATCTCTCTTGCCGTGTCTTCCTGGAAAAATTACAAGAAGATACAGGAAGAGATAGAGGGCTTAAGCCATGTGCTGTATGAAAAGCACGACGGGGAGTTCGTAGAGATGGTAAGGCAGGAGCGCTCTGCCCTGGAACAGAAACAGAAAGAGATCGAAGGCAGGATCGAAGAATTGTTGACTATCAAGGAGTCCGGCTGCGAAAGGGATATAATAGTGGAAGTCAGGGCAGGCACGGGCGGCCAGGAGGCATCGCTTTTTGCCGCCGACCTATACCGTATGTATACTAAATTCGCCGCCAAATGCGGCCTTGCCGTGGAAAGTATGTCCAGCAGCCCGACGGAGTTAGGCGGGTTTAAAGAGGTTGTCTTTGCCGTTAAGGGCAGGGAGGCCTTCAGTAAATTCAAGTTTGAAAGCGGCGTGCACAGGGTCCAGCGCGTTCCCACTACCGAGGCCTCCGGCAGGATACACACCTCAGCCGCGACCGTCGCGGTGATAGTGGAGCCAGAAGAACGGGAATTTAAAATTGACCAGAAGGATCTGAAAATAGATGTGTTCCGCGCCTCAGGCCATGGCGGCCAAAGCGTCAACACGGCGGATTCCGCTGTCCGGATCACGCACCTGCCCAGCGGCCTGGTGGTCACCTGCCAGGATGAGCGTTCGCAGCTTAAGAATAAAAACAAGGCGATGAGGGTCTTAAGGGCGCGCCTTCTGGACAAGGCGCAGCAGGAGCAGCAGTCGCGGCTTTCCCGGGAACGCAAGATGCAGGTGGGCACGGGCGACAGGAGCGAGAAGATACGCACATATAATTTTCCCGACAGGCGCGTGACCGACCACAGGATCAATTTCACCACCCACCAGTTTGAGGGCGTGATGGACGGTAACCTTGACGAGATGATCGAGGCGCTGTATAAAGCGGAAAAGGAATTGAAGGAGAAACAGTGA
- the prmC gene encoding peptide chain release factor N(5)-glutamine methyltransferase, with protein MTETELILSSALDLDRARLYLGDYKIDERQAALIADIMRQRREGKPLQYILGEAEFFGLNFEVNGAVLIPRPETEILVEAAIDISRGNSLFNILDIGTGCGCIAVGMAKSLQRVSIDATDISAAALTVARKNAASHGVSGRIRFINADIFPVEGLYDMIVSNPPYIAVSDMPGLVPEVKEEPPAALNGGSDGLDFYRRIASGTGRYLKEKGFLIIEIGYGQSGDVKNILRNTRLFDKIQVIKDYSGIERVVVAGRK; from the coding sequence GTGACGGAAACAGAACTTATATTAAGTTCGGCGCTTGACCTGGACAGGGCGCGGCTTTATCTGGGTGATTATAAAATAGATGAAAGGCAGGCAGCCCTTATCGCGGATATAATGCGTCAGAGGCGGGAGGGCAAGCCCCTTCAGTATATACTTGGCGAGGCAGAGTTTTTTGGCTTAAATTTTGAGGTAAACGGCGCGGTGCTTATTCCACGGCCGGAAACAGAGATACTGGTGGAGGCGGCTATAGATATCAGCCGCGGTAATTCATTGTTCAATATTCTGGATATAGGTACGGGTTGCGGCTGTATCGCTGTCGGCATGGCGAAGAGTTTGCAGCGGGTATCTATTGACGCTACAGATATATCAGCGGCCGCGCTGACAGTGGCGCGGAAAAACGCCGCGAGCCACGGCGTATCCGGCAGGATAAGATTTATTAATGCCGATATTTTTCCGGTTGAAGGTTTGTATGATATGATCGTCTCCAATCCGCCCTACATCGCCGTTAGCGATATGCCGGGCCTGGTGCCCGAAGTCAAAGAGGAGCCGCCTGCCGCTTTGAACGGAGGATCTGACGGGCTGGATTTTTATAGAAGGATAGCATCCGGGACAGGGCGTTATCTTAAAGAGAAGGGGTTTTTGATCATAGAGATAGGATACGGACAGTCAGGCGATGTCAAAAATATCTTAAGAAATACGCGTTTATTTGATAAAATACAGGTAATAAAAGATTATAGCGGCATTGAGAGAGTAGTCGTTGCCGGAAGAAAATAA